In Comamonadaceae bacterium OS-1, a single window of DNA contains:
- the ksdD gene encoding 3-oxosteroid 1-dehydrogenase: protein MQVLPSLSGLPEASAYDLVVVGAGGAGMAAALFAALEGQQVLLVERTGHVGGTTAWSGGTTWIPGTRHAASVNPGDTLADAKRYLDNAVGERSPAALRQTFLDHGAQAVDVLENRTEVHYRAYPKHPDYISDLGGSTLNGRALEPLPFDGRLLGPLFPLVRPPIPEFTVLGGMMVDRTDINHLLGLSKSFRSFKHACKLLTRHASDRLRHPRGTRLVMGNALVGRLLHSLAQHTNVTLALNTSVQRIQRGADGIQSLTLVQEGQRRTVAVRKGLVLASGGFNRHPQLRQDLLPGIAADWCPAAPGHTGEAHGLAQHAGAHYGPGGLSPAFWAPVSKRLRADGSTAVFPHFMMDRAKPGMLAVNQAGDRFVNESTSYHLFALALQQQPQMAGYLVCDAKALRKYGIGMVRPGGKGLEPFLADGYLVQADTLEALAQKLAIPAAHLQASVAQINDYAEAGIDPDFQRGSTAYSQNMGDPTAGGKNPNLGPLREAPFYAVRLYPGDIGASTGFATDGEARVLGEDNTPIPGLYAVGNDMHSIMGGVYTAPGITLGPGVVFAYLAARHAAARAAT from the coding sequence ATGCAGGTACTTCCCTCGTTAAGCGGCCTGCCCGAAGCCTCGGCCTACGATCTGGTCGTCGTTGGCGCAGGCGGCGCAGGCATGGCCGCAGCCCTGTTCGCGGCCCTCGAAGGCCAGCAGGTGCTGCTGGTGGAGCGCACTGGGCATGTGGGTGGCACCACAGCCTGGTCGGGCGGCACCACCTGGATTCCCGGCACCCGCCACGCGGCCAGCGTCAACCCCGGCGACACCTTGGCCGATGCGAAACGCTACCTGGACAACGCCGTGGGCGAGCGCAGCCCGGCCGCCCTGCGCCAGACCTTTCTGGACCATGGCGCGCAGGCGGTGGACGTGCTGGAGAACCGCACCGAAGTGCACTACCGCGCCTACCCCAAGCACCCCGACTACATCTCCGACCTGGGCGGCTCCACGCTGAACGGCCGGGCGCTGGAGCCCCTGCCCTTCGATGGCCGCCTGCTGGGCCCGCTGTTCCCGCTGGTGCGCCCACCCATCCCCGAGTTCACCGTGCTCGGCGGCATGATGGTGGACCGCACCGACATCAACCACCTGCTGGGCCTGAGCAAGTCTTTCCGCTCGTTCAAACACGCCTGCAAGCTGCTGACCCGCCACGCCAGCGACCGGCTGCGCCACCCGCGCGGCACCCGGCTGGTGATGGGCAATGCGCTGGTGGGGCGGTTGCTGCATTCGCTGGCCCAACACACCAACGTGACGCTGGCCCTGAACACCTCGGTGCAGCGCATCCAGCGCGGCGCCGACGGCATCCAGTCCCTCACGCTGGTGCAAGAAGGCCAACGCCGCACCGTGGCCGTACGCAAGGGCCTGGTGCTGGCCAGCGGCGGTTTCAACCGGCATCCGCAGCTGCGCCAGGACCTGCTGCCCGGCATCGCCGCCGACTGGTGCCCTGCCGCCCCCGGCCACACCGGCGAAGCCCACGGCCTGGCCCAGCACGCGGGCGCGCACTACGGCCCCGGCGGCCTGAGTCCGGCCTTCTGGGCGCCGGTATCCAAACGCCTGCGCGCCGACGGCAGCACCGCCGTGTTCCCGCATTTCATGATGGACCGCGCCAAGCCCGGCATGCTGGCGGTGAACCAGGCGGGCGACCGCTTTGTGAACGAAAGCACCTCCTACCACCTGTTCGCACTGGCCCTGCAGCAGCAGCCCCAGATGGCGGGCTACCTGGTGTGCGATGCCAAAGCCCTGCGCAAATATGGCATCGGCATGGTGCGCCCCGGCGGCAAGGGGCTGGAGCCGTTTCTGGCCGATGGCTACCTGGTACAGGCTGACACCCTGGAGGCGCTGGCACAGAAGCTCGCCATCCCGGCGGCGCACCTGCAGGCCAGCGTGGCGCAGATCAACGACTACGCCGAAGCCGGTATCGACCCCGACTTCCAGCGCGGCAGCACCGCCTATTCGCAGAACATGGGCGACCCCACGGCGGGCGGCAAAAACCCCAACCTCGGCCCGCTGCGCGAAGCCCCGTTTTATGCGGTGCGGCTCTACCCCGGCGACATCGGCGCGTCCACCGGTTTTGCCACCGATGGCGAGGCCCGCGTGCTGGGCGAAGACAACACGCCCATACCCGGCCTGTACGCCGTGGGCAACGACATGCACAGCATCATGGGCGGGGTCTACACCGCGCCCGGCATCACGCTGGGGCCGGGGGTGGTGTTTGCCTATCTGGCCGCGCGGCACGCCGCCGCACGCGCCGCAACCTAG
- the fabG2 gene encoding putative oxidoreductase: MATTPLVAVVTGAADGIGWATAQKLAANGYRIALLDLRAQAAVDRAAELGPDHLGLGCDVTQPDSVDAAIASACALGRIAVLVNNAGIADQTGPTVAQDVAAFDRVLDVHLRGTFLVSQAVAKAMLQGSGHRAIVNLGSIASSTGLPARNAYSAAKAGVVGMTRAMASEWARDGVRVNAVAPGYVRTALVAELGRQGAIDLAGIAHRTPLGRMAEPHEIAEAIAFLASPQASYITGVVLPVDGGWTAFGAPESALPALSALAA; encoded by the coding sequence ATGGCCACCACCCCTTTGGTCGCCGTGGTCACCGGTGCCGCCGACGGCATCGGCTGGGCCACGGCCCAAAAACTGGCCGCCAACGGCTACCGAATTGCACTGTTGGACCTGCGCGCACAGGCCGCCGTTGACCGCGCCGCCGAGCTGGGCCCGGACCATCTGGGCCTGGGCTGCGACGTGACCCAGCCCGACAGCGTGGACGCGGCCATCGCCTCGGCCTGCGCGCTGGGCCGCATCGCGGTGCTGGTCAACAACGCGGGCATCGCCGACCAGACCGGCCCCACGGTGGCGCAAGACGTGGCGGCGTTTGACCGGGTGCTGGACGTGCACCTGCGCGGCACCTTTCTGGTCAGCCAGGCGGTGGCCAAAGCCATGCTGCAGGGCAGCGGCCACCGCGCCATCGTCAACCTGGGCTCCATCGCCAGCAGCACCGGCCTGCCCGCCCGCAATGCCTACAGCGCGGCCAAGGCCGGGGTGGTTGGCATGACCCGCGCCATGGCCAGCGAGTGGGCCCGCGACGGCGTCCGCGTCAACGCTGTAGCCCCCGGCTATGTGCGCACCGCGCTGGTGGCCGAACTGGGCCGCCAGGGGGCCATCGACCTGGCAGGCATTGCCCACCGCACGCCGCTGGGCCGCATGGCCGAGCCGCATGAGATTGCCGAGGCCATCGCCTTTCTGGCCTCGCCCCAGGCCAGCTATATCACCGGCGTGGTGCTGCCGGTGGACGGCGGCTGGACGGCCTTTGGTGCGCCGGAGTCGGCCCTACCGGCGCTATCGGCGCTGGCGGCCTGA
- the livH_5 gene encoding high-affinity branched-chain amino acid transport system permease protein LivH codes for MLAINLFNGLVYGALLIVMCSGLALIYGLRRVVNFAHGSLYMLGAYLGYSIASHSNFWVALVAAPAVMALLGVLLDRYGFRLLQDRDPLSVVLVTFGLLLIIEDFVQSVWGKSNLSVAAPEALNTSVDLLGTPVPAYRLAVIAVGALVALGLSLWLRYSKVGLFVRAASTDPTTTAMQGVNTDVLSAGVVGLGTALAGLAGVVAAPFLSLSPSMSSDVIIDSFVVVVVGGLGSLVGAFVAAMVLGMVQALGAVYLPDLSAVLPFVIMVAVLVWKPAGFAGSRT; via the coding sequence ATGTTGGCTATCAACCTTTTCAACGGCCTGGTCTACGGCGCATTGCTGATCGTGATGTGTTCGGGGCTGGCGCTGATCTACGGGCTGCGCCGGGTGGTGAACTTCGCCCACGGTTCGCTCTACATGCTGGGGGCCTACCTGGGCTATTCCATCGCCAGCCACAGCAACTTCTGGGTGGCGCTGGTGGCGGCCCCGGCGGTGATGGCGCTGCTGGGCGTGCTGCTGGACCGCTACGGCTTTCGCCTGCTGCAAGACCGCGACCCGCTCAGCGTGGTGCTGGTGACCTTCGGCCTGCTGCTGATCATCGAAGACTTTGTGCAAAGCGTGTGGGGCAAGAGCAACCTGTCGGTGGCCGCCCCCGAGGCGCTGAACACCTCGGTCGACCTGCTGGGCACGCCGGTACCCGCCTACCGCCTGGCGGTGATTGCCGTGGGCGCGCTGGTGGCGCTGGGCCTGAGCCTGTGGCTGCGCTATTCCAAGGTGGGCCTGTTTGTGCGGGCCGCCAGCACCGACCCCACCACCACCGCCATGCAGGGGGTGAACACCGACGTGCTCAGCGCCGGGGTGGTGGGCCTGGGCACCGCGCTGGCCGGGCTGGCCGGGGTGGTGGCCGCGCCGTTTCTGTCGCTGTCGCCGTCCATGAGCAGCGACGTGATCATCGATTCCTTCGTGGTGGTGGTGGTCGGCGGTCTGGGCTCGCTGGTGGGGGCCTTTGTGGCGGCCATGGTGCTGGGCATGGTGCAGGCCCTGGGTGCCGTGTACCTGCCGGACCTGTCGGCGGTGCTGCCCTTCGTGATCATGGTCGCCGTACTGGTCTGGAAGCCCGCGGGCTTTGCCGGCAGCCGTACCTGA
- the lptB_4 gene encoding lipopolysaccharide export system ATP-binding protein LptB, giving the protein MSNFVLEATDVAIHYGGVKAVDGVSLTLERGQIRGLIGPNGAGKSTVIDAITGRTRLTRGTVHLAGQDVTALGATQRRMRGLSRSFQRTSIFGQMAVRQQVELASHKMGVADSAADADAVLQELDLMPLANATAEDLGYGQQRRLDLALALVGRPQVLLLDEPMAGLSVQESHDLARHLKALTSRWDVSVLLVEHDMDVVFGISDVVTVFELGRVIASGAPASVRADPRVREAYLGSTA; this is encoded by the coding sequence ATGAGCAACTTTGTACTGGAAGCCACCGACGTGGCCATCCACTATGGCGGCGTGAAGGCCGTGGACGGTGTCTCGCTGACGCTGGAACGCGGCCAGATCCGCGGACTGATCGGGCCCAACGGCGCGGGCAAATCCACCGTGATCGATGCCATCACCGGCCGCACCCGCCTGACCCGTGGCACGGTGCACCTGGCCGGGCAGGACGTGACCGCCCTGGGGGCCACCCAGCGCCGTATGCGCGGGCTGTCGCGCAGCTTTCAGCGCACCAGCATCTTTGGCCAGATGGCGGTGCGCCAGCAGGTGGAGCTGGCCTCGCACAAGATGGGCGTGGCCGACTCCGCGGCCGATGCCGACGCGGTGCTGCAGGAGCTGGACCTGATGCCGCTGGCCAACGCCACGGCCGAAGACCTGGGCTACGGCCAGCAGCGCCGCCTGGACCTGGCCCTGGCCCTGGTGGGCCGCCCGCAGGTGCTGCTGCTGGACGAGCCCATGGCCGGGCTGTCGGTGCAGGAATCGCACGACCTGGCCAGGCACCTGAAGGCGCTGACCTCGCGCTGGGACGTGTCGGTGCTGCTGGTCGAACACGACATGGACGTGGTCTTCGGTATCTCCGATGTGGTCACGGTTTTTGAACTCGGCCGGGTGATCGCCAGCGGCGCACCGGCCAGCGTGCGCGCCGACCCGCGCGTGCGCGAAGCCTATTTGGGGAGCACGGCATGA
- the livF_5 gene encoding high-affinity branched-chain amino acid transport ATP-binding protein LivF: MSALLQLEKINAFYGSAHILHGLSLAVQPGERVALIGRNGVGKTTVVNTVLGLAALRGGSVRVGSKTLPRPRPYMAAQQGVVVVPQGRRIVANLTVEENLQLGAAVGRKGPWNVPEIYKLFPILQERAHTPGTALSGGQQQMLAVGRALMANPALILLDEPTEGLAPVIVDQLAVIFNRVADQGTALLLIEQNMSLVVRVAERYCAMAKGAVVAEGPVENSKACLQDLEAHVMV, translated from the coding sequence ATGAGCGCACTACTGCAACTGGAAAAAATCAACGCCTTTTACGGCTCGGCCCACATCCTGCACGGCCTGAGCCTGGCGGTGCAGCCCGGCGAGCGGGTGGCGCTGATTGGCCGCAACGGCGTGGGCAAAACCACAGTGGTCAACACCGTGCTGGGCCTGGCCGCGTTGCGCGGCGGCAGCGTGCGCGTGGGCAGCAAAACCCTGCCGCGCCCGCGCCCCTACATGGCGGCCCAGCAGGGCGTGGTGGTGGTGCCGCAGGGGCGGCGCATCGTGGCCAATTTAACCGTGGAAGAAAACCTGCAACTGGGTGCCGCCGTGGGCCGCAAAGGCCCATGGAACGTGCCCGAGATCTACAAGCTCTTCCCCATCCTGCAGGAACGTGCCCACACCCCGGGCACCGCCTTGTCGGGCGGCCAGCAGCAGATGCTGGCCGTGGGCCGGGCGCTGATGGCCAACCCCGCGCTGATTCTGCTCGACGAGCCCACCGAAGGCCTGGCCCCGGTGATCGTGGACCAGCTGGCGGTGATCTTCAACCGCGTGGCCGACCAGGGCACGGCACTGCTGCTGATCGAACAAAACATGAGCCTGGTGGTGCGCGTGGCCGAGCGCTACTGCGCCATGGCCAAGGGCGCGGTGGTGGCCGAGGGCCCGGTGGAGAACAGCAAGGCCTGCCTGCAGGACCTGGAAGCCCACGTGATGGTTTGA
- the braC_3 gene encoding leucine-, isoleucine-, valine-, threonine-, and alanine-binding protein produces the protein MFTPNRILAALSLTAALPLAALAQGKEPVKIGLVSSKSGVFAQQGEEVMRAVQFAIDEANAKGGVDGRKVEVQTADDEGTPDAGRRVAEKLARDGYNLLIGAIPSSISLALAQNLERWDAAYFAVASKSDKLTGDTCRPRSFRTNHSDAMDMAMIGQWAKGFKEKSFAVLAADYVWGRDSGESFKKAVEAQGKTVPLSLYVPMGTKDFSPYIAQLKASNVEAIWVAETGRDAIAFAKQAQEFGLIPAKKLIGHSLILNFMIEGSGDALKDTIGTIPYAVDIDTPRNKAFVTAWKAKFNRLPSDNEGGAYNGAQVIFEGVKKSGSVKPADVSKALRGAQIDSIYGDVTMRAQDNQLVLPNYVGRAKVADGVLRAVIEQRFDPSLTPAPSPLCKM, from the coding sequence ATGTTCACACCCAACCGCATCCTCGCCGCCCTGTCACTCACTGCCGCCCTGCCCCTGGCCGCACTGGCCCAGGGCAAGGAGCCCGTCAAGATCGGCCTGGTGTCGTCCAAGTCGGGCGTGTTTGCCCAGCAGGGCGAAGAAGTCATGCGCGCCGTGCAGTTCGCCATCGACGAGGCCAACGCCAAAGGCGGGGTGGATGGCCGCAAGGTCGAGGTGCAAACCGCAGACGACGAAGGCACGCCCGACGCAGGCCGCCGTGTGGCCGAAAAGCTGGCGCGCGACGGCTACAACCTGCTGATCGGCGCGATTCCCTCGTCCATCTCGTTGGCGCTGGCGCAGAACCTGGAGCGCTGGGACGCGGCCTACTTTGCCGTGGCCAGCAAGTCCGACAAACTCACCGGCGACACCTGCCGCCCGCGCAGCTTCCGCACCAACCACTCCGACGCGATGGATATGGCCATGATCGGCCAGTGGGCCAAGGGCTTCAAGGAAAAGTCGTTTGCCGTGCTGGCCGCCGACTACGTGTGGGGCCGCGACTCGGGCGAGTCGTTCAAGAAAGCCGTGGAAGCCCAGGGCAAGACCGTGCCGCTGAGCCTGTACGTGCCGATGGGCACCAAAGACTTCTCGCCCTACATCGCCCAGCTCAAGGCCTCCAATGTGGAAGCCATCTGGGTGGCAGAAACCGGCCGCGACGCCATTGCGTTTGCCAAGCAGGCGCAGGAATTTGGCCTGATCCCGGCGAAGAAGCTGATCGGCCACTCGCTGATCCTGAACTTCATGATCGAAGGCTCGGGCGACGCGCTCAAAGACACCATTGGCACCATCCCCTATGCCGTGGACATCGACACACCGCGCAACAAGGCCTTTGTGACCGCCTGGAAAGCCAAGTTCAACCGCCTGCCGTCCGACAACGAAGGTGGTGCCTACAACGGCGCGCAGGTGATTTTTGAAGGCGTGAAGAAGTCCGGCAGCGTCAAGCCCGCCGATGTCAGCAAGGCCCTGCGCGGTGCCCAGATCGACTCCATCTACGGTGACGTGACCATGCGCGCGCAAGACAACCAACTGGTGCTGCCCAACTACGTGGGCCGCGCCAAGGTGGCCGACGGCGTGCTGCGCGCGGTGATCGAGCAGCGCTTCGACCCGTCGCTGACGCCCGCACCCTCGCCCCTGTGCAAGATGTGA
- the fabG_5 gene encoding 3-oxoacyl-[acyl-carrier-protein] reductase FabG, whose amino-acid sequence MAAVAQPASMHALVTGATGGIGQGICFALIAQAQKDGVSIHISAAASQPGERLDALVQALRAAGASARGVAGDITEPADCASLVAQAQAEGGDLTALVCNAGASGPGRLADLPVAQWDRSFNLNTRSAWLLAQAAYPALARTRGSITAIASMSGLTPHPGYGAYSAAKAALVMLCRQLAQEWAADGIRVNTVCPGMVRTPLTEAVYQDAATLQQRQALVPLGRIGQAEDVGAAVAFFTSAAASYVTGQNLLVDGGISDHMLALVPGRPGKPPVGSS is encoded by the coding sequence ATGGCAGCGGTGGCGCAACCTGCATCCATGCACGCCCTGGTCACCGGCGCTACCGGTGGCATCGGCCAGGGCATCTGCTTTGCCCTGATCGCCCAGGCGCAGAAGGACGGTGTCTCCATCCACATCAGCGCGGCTGCCTCGCAGCCGGGTGAGCGGCTGGATGCGCTGGTGCAGGCCTTGCGCGCTGCGGGGGCCAGCGCCCGCGGCGTGGCGGGCGACATCACCGAGCCCGCGGATTGCGCCAGCCTGGTGGCGCAGGCCCAGGCCGAGGGCGGTGACCTGACGGCCCTGGTCTGCAATGCCGGTGCCTCCGGCCCGGGCCGCCTGGCCGACCTGCCAGTGGCGCAGTGGGACCGCAGCTTCAACCTCAACACCCGCTCGGCCTGGCTGCTGGCGCAGGCCGCCTACCCGGCCCTGGCACGCACGCGCGGCAGCATCACCGCGATTGCGTCCATGTCGGGGCTGACACCGCACCCGGGCTACGGCGCGTATTCGGCGGCCAAGGCGGCCCTGGTGATGCTGTGCCGCCAGCTGGCGCAGGAATGGGCGGCAGACGGCATCCGCGTCAACACGGTCTGCCCCGGCATGGTCCGCACGCCGCTGACCGAAGCCGTCTACCAGGACGCGGCCACGCTGCAGCAACGCCAGGCCCTGGTGCCCCTGGGCCGCATCGGCCAGGCCGAAGACGTGGGCGCGGCGGTGGCGTTTTTCACCAGCGCAGCCGCCTCGTACGTTACCGGCCAGAACCTGCTGGTGGACGGCGGCATTTCGGACCACATGCTGGCCCTGGTTCCAGGGCGGCCCGGCAAGCCGCCGGTGGGCAGTAGCTGA
- the bepA_4 gene encoding beta-barrel assembly-enhancing protease — MELRPDDLSTSQALVIDSHATSRSILVAQLREFGLGKVVQCVNTTAARKLLEQERFDVVLCEHAFESRGFSGQDLVDDLRRNQLLPFSTVFIMVTAEATYAKVADAAESALDGYLLKPHSANSLGERLYQARTRKLSLREIFEAIDNGNFDQAARLCLQRFAAKGPFWLYAARMGADLLLRTGQFEGALTLLNAVIAAKPMLWARLGIARTLLESGQASKAAGALEKLLAENPDYADAFDMLGRAQFELGKYPQALEAYQHAAQLSPHSITRAQNFGMLMAYVGDRKQAEQLLERTVRMGLDSKMLDSQALVLLAALRLESDDKKALLRCQEDFKRVAARSTDTVRTERQAATIAALVQVQEQQYPAAVETAKALAGQLTAPEFDFEAATNLLALACALAQRRVSIDKIEATIDTLGMRFCTARALSELLITAAAAHPAHAERIRACNAQITKITEAAISLSLHGDPRGAVDDLLAHGHTTLNARLIDTAFLVLQRYGDTMEGGASRMAHVQDLRSRFAPAHGRSVLGEPQRPAGALMLRTGGGAKARALPGWQPAEPPIPRHAFLPPGLLPSDPP, encoded by the coding sequence GTGGAACTCCGCCCCGACGACCTCTCCACCAGCCAGGCGCTGGTCATTGACAGCCATGCCACCTCCCGCTCCATCCTGGTGGCGCAACTGCGGGAGTTTGGCCTGGGCAAGGTGGTGCAGTGCGTCAACACCACCGCCGCGCGCAAGCTGCTGGAACAGGAGCGCTTTGACGTGGTGCTGTGCGAGCACGCGTTTGAAAGCCGGGGCTTTTCCGGGCAAGACCTGGTGGACGACCTGCGGCGCAACCAGCTGCTGCCGTTCTCCACCGTGTTCATCATGGTCACCGCCGAGGCCACCTACGCCAAGGTGGCCGATGCCGCAGAATCGGCCCTCGACGGCTATCTGCTCAAACCCCACAGCGCCAACAGCCTGGGCGAGCGGCTGTACCAGGCCCGTACCCGCAAGCTGTCGCTGCGCGAGATCTTCGAGGCCATCGACAACGGCAACTTCGACCAGGCCGCCCGCCTGTGCCTGCAGCGCTTTGCCGCCAAAGGCCCGTTCTGGCTGTATGCCGCGCGCATGGGGGCCGACCTGCTCTTGCGCACCGGCCAGTTCGAAGGGGCGCTGACGCTGTTGAACGCGGTGATTGCCGCCAAACCCATGCTCTGGGCCCGGCTGGGCATCGCCCGCACCCTGCTGGAAAGCGGCCAGGCCTCCAAGGCCGCTGGCGCGCTGGAGAAGCTGCTGGCCGAGAACCCGGACTATGCCGATGCCTTCGACATGCTGGGCCGGGCCCAGTTTGAGCTGGGCAAGTACCCGCAGGCTCTGGAGGCCTACCAGCATGCCGCCCAACTCTCGCCCCACTCCATCACCCGGGCGCAGAACTTCGGCATGCTGATGGCCTACGTGGGCGACCGCAAACAGGCCGAGCAGCTACTGGAGCGCACCGTGCGCATGGGCCTGGACTCCAAAATGCTGGACAGCCAGGCCCTGGTGCTGCTGGCGGCGCTGCGGCTGGAGTCCGACGACAAGAAAGCCCTGCTGCGCTGCCAGGAAGATTTCAAACGCGTGGCCGCCCGCAGCACCGACACCGTGCGCACCGAGCGCCAGGCCGCTACTATCGCCGCGCTGGTACAGGTGCAAGAACAGCAATACCCCGCGGCAGTGGAAACCGCCAAGGCACTGGCCGGGCAGCTCACCGCCCCCGAATTCGACTTTGAAGCCGCCACCAACCTGCTGGCCCTGGCCTGTGCGCTGGCGCAGCGCCGGGTGTCCATCGACAAGATCGAGGCCACCATCGACACGCTAGGCATGCGTTTTTGCACCGCCCGGGCCTTGAGCGAGCTGCTCATCACCGCGGCCGCCGCCCACCCGGCCCATGCCGAGCGCATCCGCGCCTGCAACGCCCAGATCACCAAGATCACCGAAGCCGCGATTTCGCTGAGCCTGCACGGCGACCCCCGGGGGGCGGTAGACGACCTGCTGGCCCACGGCCACACCACCTTGAACGCCCGCCTCATCGACACCGCCTTTCTGGTGCTGCAGCGCTACGGCGACACCATGGAGGGCGGTGCCAGCCGGATGGCCCACGTGCAAGACCTGCGCAGCCGCTTTGCCCCGGCCCATGGCCGCTCGGTGCTGGGCGAGCCCCAGCGGCCCGCGGGCGCGCTGATGTTGCGCACGGGCGGCGGTGCCAAGGCCCGCGCCCTGCCCGGCTGGCAGCCGGCCGAGCCGCCCATTCCACGGCATGCGTTTTTGCCACCGGGCCTTTTGCCTTCCGATCCACCCTGA
- the ureD gene encoding urease accessory protein UreD, translating to MSWHAQLDLNYRLEAARSVARHQHIGPLRILQSLYPEGDAICHNVLVHPPGGLVGGDTLDITVQVESGAHGLITTPGATRFYRSAGPLALQNTQINVASGGRLEWLPTEAICYHQCHAENRVRFQLEPGAELIGWDVTAFGLPQANQPFAQGRFVQHLELPGVWLERGRIDALDTQLMNSPLGLAGYKCMASLFFLAGSKLDKHRQAAALDVARQVIDAHSLHTTAGATSPDGQVVVVRVLAPLVEPAMDLVKQVWAAWRAHFWGLSATRPRIWAM from the coding sequence ATGTCCTGGCACGCCCAACTTGACCTGAACTACCGCCTCGAAGCCGCCCGCAGCGTGGCCCGCCACCAGCACATTGGGCCGCTGCGCATCCTGCAAAGCCTGTACCCCGAGGGCGACGCCATCTGCCACAACGTGCTGGTGCACCCGCCCGGCGGGCTGGTCGGCGGTGACACGCTGGACATCACCGTGCAGGTGGAGTCCGGAGCCCACGGCCTGATCACCACGCCGGGTGCGACCCGGTTTTACCGCTCGGCAGGCCCGCTGGCGCTGCAAAACACCCAGATCAACGTCGCCAGCGGTGGACGGCTCGAATGGCTGCCCACCGAAGCCATTTGCTACCACCAGTGCCATGCCGAAAACCGGGTCCGCTTCCAGCTGGAGCCTGGTGCGGAACTGATCGGCTGGGACGTGACCGCGTTCGGCCTGCCGCAGGCGAACCAGCCGTTTGCCCAGGGCCGGTTTGTGCAGCACCTGGAGCTGCCCGGCGTGTGGCTGGAGCGGGGCCGCATCGACGCGCTGGATACCCAGCTGATGAACAGCCCACTGGGCCTGGCGGGCTACAAGTGCATGGCTTCGCTGTTCTTCCTGGCGGGCAGCAAGCTGGACAAGCACCGGCAGGCAGCGGCGCTGGATGTGGCGCGGCAAGTGATCGATGCCCATAGCCTGCATACAACGGCGGGAGCCACCAGCCCCGACGGCCAGGTGGTGGTGGTACGGGTGCTGGCCCCGCTGGTCGAGCCCGCGATGGACCTGGTCAAGCAGGTGTGGGCCGCGTG